One Asticcacaulis sp. MM231 DNA segment encodes these proteins:
- a CDS encoding helix-turn-helix transcriptional regulator — protein sequence MRIRQKRKDLGLSQSALATALDLTFQQVQKYERGTNRVSASKLHDIALKFNTPIGYFFAGYGDEISADPFIESASERTVNGFLTTREGLELAEWFPKVKNSKLRRRVVELAKALAEEPDEAT from the coding sequence ATGCGTATACGGCAAAAACGCAAAGACCTGGGCCTGAGCCAGAGCGCTCTGGCGACCGCGCTCGACCTCACCTTCCAGCAGGTCCAGAAATACGAACGCGGCACCAACCGGGTCAGTGCGTCAAAACTCCACGACATTGCTCTTAAGTTCAACACGCCTATCGGCTACTTCTTTGCCGGCTATGGCGACGAGATATCTGCCGATCCATTCATAGAATCAGCGTCCGAGCGCACAGTCAACGGGTTCCTGACCACACGCGAAGGCCTTGAACTGGCAGAATGGTTTCCAAAGGTGAAGAACTCCAAACTCCGCCGCCGCGTTGTCGAACTCGCTAAAGCGCTTGCCGAGGAGCCGGACGAAGCAACTTGA
- a CDS encoding ATP-grasp domain-containing protein — MPKILFVGRSNRPSLSRLPQRARPVCGNLTILCSRGDFLDSTGFFDRKLYWFETEKYGKLLWRATSLLKLCLVLMDQRPEVIVFGDEASLKLASVINTLGLTHLLPLPPGTKKALRLALPPKKHYRQYFNRVENHSLVDSLGLRCPRGRALHAVEDGLSFLSESPSGMVIKLDSTVAGEGVYMCHSPADVVTVFETLDVGHGPILAQDWLNGPLGFYTFSAFEGKLLSGHAAIKREGHMGCTGPSSLIEIINYPEMSLAAERLAEALHLSGLYGIDFILDETTKAAFVIEFNPRPTQTSHLDSALTDYVRAMVKGSSKVSEAEAVPELEPGAKVALYPQEWQRLGRAPQACDIILDIPLEDPSLIAAFEDVWRAGAPGKPAWGLGV; from the coding sequence ATGCCAAAAATTCTATTCGTCGGCAGATCTAACAGACCGTCCCTGTCCAGGCTGCCCCAGCGTGCCCGACCCGTATGCGGCAATCTGACGATTTTGTGTTCGAGAGGGGATTTTCTCGATTCTACCGGCTTCTTCGATCGCAAACTCTATTGGTTTGAAACCGAAAAGTACGGGAAATTGTTATGGCGTGCGACATCGTTGCTGAAACTATGTCTGGTTTTGATGGACCAGCGTCCGGAGGTCATCGTCTTTGGCGATGAAGCAAGTCTTAAACTCGCCAGCGTCATCAACACGCTAGGTTTAACCCATCTGTTACCCTTGCCACCCGGGACAAAGAAAGCGCTTAGGTTGGCGCTCCCTCCAAAAAAGCACTATCGTCAATATTTCAATCGGGTGGAAAACCACAGTCTTGTCGACTCTCTGGGCCTAAGGTGCCCCCGCGGCCGAGCTCTACATGCGGTCGAGGACGGGCTCTCCTTTCTTTCGGAGTCGCCATCCGGAATGGTTATAAAATTGGATAGCACGGTTGCAGGCGAAGGCGTCTATATGTGCCATTCTCCCGCTGATGTGGTGACCGTGTTTGAAACTCTGGACGTGGGCCATGGGCCCATCCTGGCGCAAGATTGGCTCAATGGTCCGTTAGGCTTTTATACGTTTTCTGCTTTCGAAGGGAAGCTCTTGAGCGGCCACGCTGCCATCAAACGTGAAGGGCATATGGGCTGCACAGGCCCCAGCTCACTCATAGAGATCATAAACTATCCTGAGATGAGCCTCGCCGCCGAAAGACTGGCCGAAGCGCTTCACCTGAGCGGCCTCTATGGCATTGATTTCATCCTGGACGAAACAACAAAGGCGGCGTTCGTCATTGAGTTCAATCCCCGCCCGACCCAGACAAGCCATCTGGATTCAGCCCTAACCGATTATGTAAGGGCCATGGTCAAGGGCTCATCAAAGGTGAGTGAGGCAGAGGCGGTGCCAGAACTGGAACCAGGTGCCAAGGTGGCGCTCTATCCGCAGGAATGGCAACGCTTGGGTCGAGCCCCGCAGGCGTGCGATATCATTCTCGATATTCCCTTAGAAGACCCAAGCTTAATTGCCGCCTTTGAAGATGTCTGGCGCGCAGGGGCGCCCGGCAAGCCCGCCTGGGGGCTGGGCGTATGA
- a CDS encoding GNAT family N-acetyltransferase: MRRQVKTSGPASLDWQVTTAPEALEVMQREWGDLWRRAQQPYFSQSFDWCKLAWDSLAQARGRKLLLVSYRHAGRLDFIWPLVTYELKGFRLIRPLGPEGSEYALPLCNPGIDVERVSNQVIEAIRRDRNVDIIRLPFLLKSQAINQNLLERRFRFDETLTASSVDWASVQDWSSYFRNRVSSKHRKNHERLRRLLATGGRLQFRLIDDIAERQEKFDWLMQTKLAWMKTTGHSNAWLIQAGYRDFLRHLLSCDTHMGRLAIVDLELDGKIVSGLLVALTGSRMEVLITAFDPAFAKYSPGQLLWEDALRFAYERKLEFDLRIGDDPYKKAWCNQYGEVVCSDIAVSLRGALFVLARKAQATLRGLRPQNRR; encoded by the coding sequence ATGAGACGTCAGGTCAAGACCTCAGGTCCGGCGTCGCTTGACTGGCAGGTCACAACCGCCCCTGAGGCGCTTGAGGTGATGCAACGGGAATGGGGAGATCTCTGGCGAAGAGCCCAACAACCCTATTTCAGCCAGAGCTTTGATTGGTGTAAACTGGCCTGGGACTCTCTGGCGCAGGCGCGTGGCCGTAAACTCTTGCTCGTGAGCTATCGTCATGCCGGTCGGCTGGATTTCATTTGGCCACTTGTAACCTATGAGCTTAAAGGGTTCCGCCTCATTCGACCGCTAGGGCCGGAGGGAAGTGAGTACGCGCTACCGCTCTGTAACCCTGGCATCGACGTGGAGCGGGTGTCAAATCAGGTAATCGAGGCTATCAGACGGGACCGAAACGTCGATATCATTCGACTACCCTTCCTTCTGAAAAGCCAGGCGATCAATCAGAACCTGCTCGAGCGTCGTTTCCGGTTCGATGAAACCCTAACCGCCAGCTCTGTAGATTGGGCCTCAGTCCAAGATTGGAGCAGCTATTTTCGAAACAGGGTCAGTTCGAAGCACAGAAAAAACCACGAGAGGTTAAGGCGTCTCTTAGCGACGGGGGGCAGGCTCCAGTTCAGGCTCATCGATGATATCGCCGAACGTCAGGAAAAATTCGACTGGCTCATGCAGACCAAGCTGGCATGGATGAAGACGACAGGTCACTCAAATGCCTGGCTTATCCAAGCGGGCTATCGTGATTTCTTGCGGCATTTGCTCAGCTGTGACACCCATATGGGGCGACTTGCCATCGTAGACCTTGAGCTCGACGGCAAGATCGTGTCCGGCCTGCTTGTCGCTCTAACCGGCAGCCGTATGGAAGTCCTGATAACCGCCTTCGATCCGGCTTTTGCTAAATATTCCCCAGGTCAGCTTCTTTGGGAAGACGCTTTGCGGTTCGCCTATGAGCGCAAACTTGAATTTGATCTGCGTATCGGCGACGATCCGTACAAAAAGGCCTGGTGCAACCAATATGGTGAAGTTGTTTGCAGCGACATCGCCGTCTCCCTGCGCGGGGCCTTGTTCGTGCTGGCACGAAAGGCCCAGGCGACCTTGCGAGGCTTACGTCCCCAAAACCGGCGCTAA
- a CDS encoding UDP-galactopyranose mutase — protein sequence MDKTILIVGAGFAGACYARVLAEAGFRVEVIDQRDHIAGNAFDFVDENGVRRHRYGPHLFHTSNERVTTWLQGFGEWVPYDHRVRGRLDDGRFVPIPVNLETINTIFGKSFTTAEEVQAHLASIAIQIEEPKNAAEHLYSQIGTQLTDLFFRPYTKKMWAMDLEDMDAAVVKRIPLRFDLEDRYFPNDAFQLMPRDGYTAIFTRIFDHKNITVRLGVVFDKAMEAEYRHVFNSMPIDEYYDFKLGELPYRSIRFHHRTETTRVDYPWATTNFTDTGPFTRETYWHLLPNHLVNDSGRYTYTMEEPCDYRDNNLERYYPVKTADGRYDKIYNEYKALAGKEARTTFIGRCGTYQYLDMHQVINQSLMGAEAWLKESLDRETLR from the coding sequence ATGGACAAGACAATACTGATCGTAGGCGCGGGCTTCGCTGGCGCCTGTTACGCACGCGTCCTGGCCGAAGCGGGCTTTCGGGTCGAGGTTATAGACCAGCGCGACCATATTGCGGGAAATGCGTTCGACTTTGTCGACGAGAACGGGGTGCGCCGCCATCGCTACGGCCCCCATCTTTTTCATACCAGCAATGAGCGCGTCACCACATGGCTTCAGGGTTTCGGGGAATGGGTCCCTTACGATCACCGTGTCCGCGGGCGCCTGGACGACGGCCGTTTCGTGCCTATCCCGGTCAATCTGGAGACCATCAACACGATTTTCGGCAAGAGCTTCACCACGGCTGAAGAGGTTCAGGCGCACCTGGCCTCGATCGCCATCCAGATTGAAGAGCCAAAGAATGCTGCAGAGCATCTGTACTCGCAAATCGGCACACAACTGACCGACCTCTTCTTCCGCCCCTATACCAAGAAGATGTGGGCGATGGATTTGGAAGATATGGATGCTGCCGTCGTCAAGCGCATTCCTTTGCGTTTTGACCTAGAGGACCGCTACTTCCCAAACGACGCCTTCCAACTCATGCCTCGGGACGGTTATACCGCGATCTTCACCCGAATTTTCGATCACAAGAACATAACGGTGCGTCTGGGTGTCGTGTTCGACAAGGCGATGGAAGCCGAGTACCGCCACGTCTTCAATTCCATGCCGATTGATGAGTATTACGATTTTAAGTTGGGCGAACTGCCTTACCGTTCGATCCGGTTTCACCATCGCACGGAGACAACCCGGGTTGACTATCCGTGGGCAACAACCAATTTTACAGATACCGGCCCGTTCACGCGCGAAACCTATTGGCATCTCTTGCCAAACCACCTCGTCAACGACAGCGGTCGCTACACCTATACCATGGAAGAGCCTTGCGATTACCGCGACAACAACCTCGAGCGCTATTATCCTGTCAAAACGGCCGACGGCCGCTACGACAAAATCTATAATGAGTACAAGGCGCTGGCTGGCAAGGAGGCCCGTACCACCTTTATTGGTCGATGCGGCACCTACCAGTATCTCGATATGCACCAGGTAATCAATCAGTCCCTTATGGGGGCTGAAGCATGGCTAAAGGAAAGCCTCGATCGAGAGACGCTGAGGTAA
- a CDS encoding metallophosphoesterase: MDPAAASKIDRLTYAIGDIHGRHDLFTTLIDAIRKDASALQQRPQIVLLGDYIDRGPDSAKVLTSIIELTEESWCDTEVLLGNHELFMIKFILDIADGPPWLNFGGIATLSSYGIASPGNRTDAQDWQDLQDELLEKIPRSHLQMLSHAKIFYVSGDYLFVHGGVAPGVPIEDQTVDTMLWIRDAFLMSPKASDYVVVHGHSAKATADNLPWRIGIDTGAYATGILSAIRLHKAERRILQVRTSGLIDADAVNLS; encoded by the coding sequence ATGGACCCCGCGGCCGCGTCTAAAATTGACCGCCTGACCTATGCCATCGGCGACATCCATGGTCGACATGACCTTTTCACGACCTTAATTGACGCCATTCGTAAGGACGCCAGCGCGCTCCAGCAGAGGCCGCAGATTGTTCTGCTGGGCGACTACATTGATCGAGGCCCCGATTCCGCCAAGGTCCTCACCTCAATTATTGAGCTCACCGAAGAAAGCTGGTGTGACACCGAAGTCCTGCTTGGCAATCATGAGCTCTTCATGATCAAATTTATTCTCGATATCGCCGATGGGCCGCCATGGCTCAACTTCGGTGGTATAGCGACCCTGTCCTCCTATGGCATTGCCTCACCCGGCAATCGGACGGACGCCCAGGATTGGCAGGATCTGCAGGACGAACTTCTTGAAAAGATCCCAAGATCGCACCTACAAATGCTGTCGCATGCCAAAATTTTTTATGTCTCAGGGGACTATCTCTTTGTGCATGGCGGCGTGGCGCCAGGCGTTCCGATCGAAGATCAGACGGTCGATACGATGCTTTGGATACGTGACGCGTTTCTGATGTCGCCAAAGGCCAGCGACTATGTGGTTGTGCATGGCCATTCCGCAAAGGCGACAGCCGATAACCTGCCATGGCGCATCGGCATCGATACGGGGGCCTATGCGACAGGTATTCTTTCGGCAATAAGGCTTCACAAGGCCGAACGCAGGATCCTTCAGGTCAGAACGAGCGGTCTGATAGACGCTGATGCCGTTAACCTGTCCTGA
- a CDS encoding helix-turn-helix transcriptional regulator — protein sequence MKYDIFPSLGAQLRQARKNRKMTQPDLALRLGRTQARISELERDLLNNRLGRDRLTLLVEVLDALDLVPVLVPRSAASTMSIPNPDRPVTRLASKGTVFDEVFVDLSDDEDK from the coding sequence ATGAAATATGACATATTTCCCAGCTTGGGCGCTCAGTTGCGCCAGGCTCGTAAGAACCGAAAGATGACCCAGCCCGATCTGGCCTTGCGTCTTGGACGTACACAGGCTCGAATCTCGGAGTTGGAGCGAGATCTGCTTAACAATCGCCTCGGGCGTGATCGGCTGACATTACTGGTTGAAGTTTTAGATGCCCTTGATTTGGTCCCGGTCCTGGTGCCTCGGTCTGCCGCTAGCACGATGTCTATTCCCAACCCTGACAGGCCCGTTACCCGGTTGGCGTCAAAAGGTACAGTCTTTGACGAGGTTTTCGTTGATCTGTCTGACGACGAGGATAAGTGA
- a CDS encoding type II toxin-antitoxin system HipA family toxin, which yields MGLHGYLRPWFAGLLPEGALRDLVIAEMGTGNHDQFDLIARLGADLPGAIMIVPETEVPESAGPLHFEQIRGFRAAVPDGRVKFSLAGVQLKFTAHTTGDCLTVPGHAGESRSILKLASERYPGLPEAEFAAMTVARLSGVNAAACQLISTDRIDGIPAEFLSHGATALAVERFDRAKGGQRIQIEDLAQVIGAVGERKYTMANYESILNTVKRFSTDWHLDVIEGFRRCVIDVLIGNGDNHLKNWSFIFPETGSIRLSPAYDLVPTVLYVPDDTLALEFAGTRSFQNVNFRRIGRIARFLKIDADRIEAELKLMVREAVAVWPGQLETLLGTEKAKRLVQRFDTLGLVEEALA from the coding sequence ATCGGGCTACATGGATACCTCCGGCCATGGTTCGCCGGCTTACTCCCCGAGGGGGCCCTACGCGACCTGGTCATTGCTGAGATGGGAACCGGCAATCACGACCAGTTCGACCTGATCGCAAGGCTCGGGGCCGATTTGCCGGGGGCCATCATGATCGTACCGGAAACGGAAGTGCCGGAATCAGCTGGGCCTTTGCACTTTGAACAGATACGGGGCTTTCGTGCGGCGGTACCGGATGGACGGGTGAAGTTCTCCTTGGCGGGCGTTCAGCTCAAGTTCACGGCACATACGACCGGTGATTGCCTGACCGTTCCCGGACATGCCGGCGAGAGCCGTTCCATTCTCAAGCTTGCCTCAGAGCGCTATCCGGGCTTACCCGAAGCAGAATTCGCCGCCATGACCGTGGCGCGACTGTCGGGCGTCAACGCTGCGGCTTGTCAACTCATCTCGACAGATCGCATCGATGGCATACCGGCAGAGTTTCTGAGCCACGGCGCCACCGCGCTGGCCGTCGAACGGTTCGACCGCGCCAAAGGCGGTCAACGCATTCAGATCGAAGATTTGGCGCAAGTGATAGGGGCGGTGGGCGAGCGAAAATACACCATGGCGAATTACGAAAGTATCCTCAATACCGTTAAGCGCTTCAGTACAGACTGGCATCTGGATGTCATCGAAGGGTTTCGCCGTTGCGTTATTGATGTTCTAATCGGCAATGGGGACAACCATCTTAAGAACTGGTCGTTCATCTTTCCCGAAACCGGCTCTATACGTTTGTCACCCGCCTACGACCTTGTCCCCACGGTTCTATACGTTCCTGACGACACCCTCGCGCTGGAGTTCGCGGGAACCCGTTCCTTTCAGAACGTAAACTTCAGGCGTATCGGCCGTATTGCCCGGTTCCTTAAAATTGATGCGGATCGTATCGAGGCTGAATTGAAACTCATGGTCCGGGAAGCGGTTGCCGTTTGGCCCGGGCAGTTGGAAACCCTCCTCGGGACTGAAAAGGCAAAGCGGCTCGTACAGAGATTTGATACACTTGGTCTTGTCGAAGAGGCTTTGGCCTGA
- a CDS encoding metallophosphoesterase codes for MRLIEEWPPAGRVSKAESLPVIGASRRGLGPLTGYWHDHSVDTSPKSTSEGWVLPFVKALFRPRQGVADAHQPQNPPEVLSKPSTIDRLTYAIGDIHGRYDLFALAIEYIRHDARALNERPRIVLLGDYIDRGPDSAQVLSAIIDLRAQDWCDTEVLLGNHELFMIKFALDTQSGAPWLNYGGLSTLASYGITPPADRNDPDAWQALQDELLVKIPRAHLQLLSHAHIYFIAGDYLFVHGGVAPGVPVEEQTVDTLLWIREAFLKSPRASEYVVVHGHSAKATADNHRWRIGVDTGAYATGVLSVMRLNGPERRLIQAKLSGVITPP; via the coding sequence ATGCGTTTGATCGAAGAGTGGCCGCCCGCAGGGCGGGTGTCTAAGGCCGAAAGCCTGCCTGTTATTGGTGCATCGCGACGCGGCCTTGGGCCGCTGACCGGCTATTGGCACGATCATTCCGTGGACACCTCACCAAAATCGACTTCCGAGGGTTGGGTTTTACCCTTCGTGAAGGCCCTTTTCCGGCCACGCCAAGGGGTTGCTGACGCTCACCAACCGCAAAACCCGCCTGAGGTCTTGTCCAAGCCCTCGACAATTGACCGTCTGACCTACGCCATTGGCGATATCCATGGGCGGTATGATCTGTTCGCCCTTGCCATAGAATATATCCGTCACGATGCCAGAGCCCTCAACGAGCGGCCAAGGATTGTCTTATTGGGCGATTATATCGATCGGGGGCCGGATTCGGCGCAGGTGCTCAGCGCCATTATTGATCTGCGCGCACAGGACTGGTGTGATACGGAAGTCTTATTGGGCAACCACGAACTGTTTATGATCAAGTTTGCCCTTGATACGCAAAGCGGTGCTCCCTGGCTTAACTATGGCGGCCTGTCCACCCTTGCGTCGTATGGCATAACCCCTCCGGCCGACCGAAACGACCCAGACGCGTGGCAGGCTTTACAGGATGAACTGCTCGTCAAGATCCCGCGCGCCCATCTCCAGCTTTTGTCCCATGCCCATATTTACTTTATCGCCGGCGATTATCTGTTTGTGCATGGGGGCGTTGCGCCGGGGGTTCCCGTCGAGGAGCAGACCGTCGACACCCTGCTTTGGATACGCGAGGCCTTTTTAAAGTCGCCGCGCGCTTCGGAGTATGTTGTCGTTCACGGTCATTCTGCCAAGGCCACGGCCGACAATCATCGTTGGCGTATCGGCGTGGACACAGGTGCCTATGCTACAGGCGTTTTGTCCGTCATGCGATTGAATGGGCCCGAACGACGCCTGATCCAGGCCAAACTTTCGGGCGTGATCACACCCCCCTAA
- a CDS encoding SGNH/GDSL hydrolase family protein, translating to MSAAFAAVFGTSRLISAYTGPCLDILVSGAKRSVGFSGNGLDTSGIGNGLYPIQTWYDQSGRGRHLTPGTASVPKLLIRTGALPCIIFLENDFLNLPSALSADRANSAVFHAARYTWQSRAVDVINWGTGTTSAMRFGSFVDGGHTPSMQVISGGMTSFPSSTRFLSTCTPCLTAYNSRAGSLTIRRDGYVESLNALSPLLLSGGRIGASGNATSYGRQDMFALVIYASGLTTSEELSVAQAIKAIYNLNSWKPDKHIVILGDSKTQGDAAASNLNITRVLHDLYGKSPDVWIRNMGMNGSDIASRYATFWFTYGRPYNYVEPDCNKNAFVCWLGVNDVSLGQTADQILANYVKLFNVPSDKGTSVTTQGWKGRVLSTIMPARPQNAAKDSVRRAVNAAIKTVANVNAIWDVSSLCDTGGVLAGFTTDVTLSQDGTHESEKAYALEGPSLKAAIDASLA from the coding sequence GTGAGCGCGGCTTTTGCCGCCGTCTTTGGCACGTCGCGCCTGATTTCGGCCTATACGGGGCCCTGCCTGGATATCCTCGTCAGCGGGGCAAAGCGTAGTGTTGGGTTTAGCGGCAACGGCCTGGATACGTCGGGGATTGGCAACGGTCTCTACCCCATCCAGACATGGTACGATCAGTCCGGGCGTGGGCGCCACCTAACCCCTGGAACCGCGTCAGTACCCAAGCTCCTGATCCGCACGGGCGCCTTGCCATGTATCATCTTTTTGGAAAACGATTTTCTCAATCTGCCGTCGGCGCTCTCCGCCGACCGCGCCAATTCGGCGGTGTTCCATGCCGCACGCTACACGTGGCAAAGTCGGGCCGTCGACGTCATTAACTGGGGAACGGGCACGACCAGCGCCATGCGCTTCGGGTCTTTCGTCGATGGTGGACATACACCGTCCATGCAGGTGATCTCCGGAGGCATGACATCATTTCCGAGCTCGACACGCTTTTTGTCAACCTGTACGCCATGCCTGACGGCCTATAACAGTCGCGCCGGCAGCCTCACCATCCGCCGGGATGGCTATGTTGAGAGCTTAAACGCCTTATCTCCACTTCTTCTGTCCGGCGGTCGCATAGGGGCAAGCGGAAACGCGACGAGCTATGGACGTCAGGATATGTTCGCGCTCGTCATTTACGCGTCCGGTCTGACGACGAGTGAAGAACTGAGCGTGGCACAGGCTATCAAAGCCATCTATAACCTGAACAGCTGGAAGCCGGACAAACATATTGTCATTCTCGGGGACAGCAAAACCCAGGGTGATGCGGCCGCGAGCAATCTCAACATCACACGCGTCCTCCACGATCTTTACGGCAAAAGTCCCGATGTCTGGATACGTAATATGGGGATGAACGGGTCCGACATCGCTTCGCGTTACGCCACATTCTGGTTTACCTATGGTCGCCCCTATAACTATGTCGAGCCGGACTGCAACAAGAACGCCTTCGTATGCTGGCTCGGCGTCAACGACGTGTCCTTAGGACAAACGGCCGACCAGATTCTCGCCAACTACGTTAAGCTCTTCAACGTCCCCAGTGACAAAGGCACCAGCGTCACGACGCAAGGATGGAAGGGGCGCGTCTTGTCGACCATCATGCCGGCGCGCCCTCAAAACGCCGCTAAGGACAGCGTCCGTCGGGCGGTGAACGCGGCGATCAAGACGGTTGCCAACGTGAATGCCATCTGGGACGTGAGCAGCCTGTGTGACACAGGTGGCGTTCTGGCTGGCTTTACGACCGATGTCACCCTGTCACAAGACGGCACACATGAGAGTGAAAAGGCGTACGCGCTTGAAGGCCCCTCCCTCAAGGCCGCGATTGACGCATCACTTGCCTGA